The Virgibacillus dokdonensis genome includes a window with the following:
- a CDS encoding ABC transporter ATP-binding protein — translation MGKLDVQNVSKSFGNQQVLQQLSFSVQDGEFVSILGPSGSGKSTLFNIIGGITAPDTGAIYLNGQDISGLRGNISYMPQNASLFPWRTVLQNVLLGEEIVLGKTDEEEAREMIAKAGLQGYEQAYPHELSGGMKQRVSFLRSMKSPQSMICLDEPFSALDEFTRAEMQKWLLSIWEKHRRSILFVTHNIEEALFLSDRILVLSNKPARIQRELVIPFERPREEELVLSKSFLDYKKQLYYELRE, via the coding sequence ATGGGGAAATTAGACGTACAAAATGTAAGTAAATCGTTTGGTAATCAGCAAGTGTTACAGCAACTTTCTTTTTCGGTTCAAGATGGTGAGTTTGTGTCTATATTAGGTCCATCAGGGAGCGGGAAGAGTACATTATTTAATATAATTGGTGGCATTACCGCTCCAGATACAGGTGCTATTTATTTAAATGGACAGGATATTTCGGGATTACGTGGAAATATTAGCTATATGCCACAGAACGCTTCGCTTTTTCCATGGCGAACGGTTTTACAAAATGTTTTGCTTGGGGAAGAAATTGTTCTTGGCAAGACAGATGAAGAAGAAGCACGGGAAATGATTGCCAAAGCTGGGTTACAAGGTTACGAGCAAGCATACCCGCATGAATTGTCAGGAGGCATGAAACAGCGTGTTTCTTTTCTTCGTAGTATGAAGAGTCCACAATCGATGATTTGTTTAGATGAACCTTTTTCTGCTTTGGATGAATTTACGAGAGCGGAAATGCAAAAGTGGTTACTATCTATATGGGAAAAACATCGAAGATCCATTTTGTTTGTTACCCATAATATTGAAGAAGCATTATTTTTATCCGATCGAATTCTTGTATTGTCAAATAAACCAGCAAGGATTCAAAGGGAGCTTGTTATCCCCTTTGAGAGACCACGTGAAGAGGAACTTGTGTTAAGCAAATCTTTTTTAGATTATAAAAAACAGCTTTATTATGAATTGAGGGAGTAA
- a CDS encoding ABC transporter permease: MDRNVLRRGWRPALVLILLIIIWETASKLFEVPEWILPPPTSIGQETIIGWSDYNHHLWATIQLSVIGFVIGSSVGILVAICLHLVPVLREAIYPLLIISQNIPIIILAPLLVVWFGFGILPKLIVITLVCFFPITIATLGGFRQTSRELHHYMLMAGANKRQIFFKLEWPHALPSLFSGLKIAATYSVMGAVISEWLGASEGIGYYMTLASSSFRTDRVFVAILFIVTLSLLFFGLLSFVERKVVKAPAQEDE; the protein is encoded by the coding sequence ATGGATAGGAATGTATTGAGAAGAGGATGGCGGCCAGCTTTGGTCCTCATCCTTTTGATTATCATTTGGGAGACAGCAAGTAAGCTATTTGAGGTTCCGGAATGGATCTTGCCTCCCCCTACATCTATTGGGCAAGAAACCATCATTGGCTGGAGCGATTACAATCATCATCTCTGGGCAACCATTCAACTATCTGTGATAGGATTTGTTATTGGCAGTAGTGTTGGAATCCTAGTTGCTATTTGTTTACATTTAGTGCCAGTTTTACGAGAGGCGATCTATCCATTATTAATAATTTCACAAAATATTCCAATCATTATTTTAGCTCCATTACTCGTTGTTTGGTTCGGCTTTGGCATATTACCTAAATTAATTGTGATTACACTCGTCTGTTTTTTTCCAATCACGATAGCTACTTTGGGTGGGTTTCGACAAACAAGTCGTGAATTACATCATTATATGCTAATGGCTGGTGCCAATAAACGGCAAATCTTCTTCAAATTAGAATGGCCACATGCCTTACCATCCCTATTCAGTGGCTTGAAAATCGCAGCTACTTATAGTGTAATGGGGGCAGTTATTTCCGAATGGCTTGGTGCGAGTGAGGGAATTGGTTATTATATGACACTTGCTTCCTCATCGTTTCGAACGGATCGCGTATTTGTTGCGATTTTGTTTATTGTCACGTTAAGTTTACTGTTTTTTGGACTGCTTTCTTTTGTAGAACGAAAAGTGGTAAAAGCGCCTGCTCAAGAAGATGAATAA
- a CDS encoding thiamine-binding protein, with the protein MANALVSVQIIPKTKNGEDVIPYVDEAIAIIDASGVPYHVSPLETTMEGELSNLLEIVEKMNQRMEELGCPSVISQVKIFFQPSGASMDTLTEKYR; encoded by the coding sequence ATGGCTAATGCACTTGTAAGTGTACAAATTATACCAAAAACGAAAAACGGGGAAGATGTAATTCCTTATGTAGATGAAGCGATTGCGATTATTGATGCTTCTGGGGTTCCTTATCATGTAAGCCCTTTGGAAACGACGATGGAAGGGGAATTATCCAACTTGCTTGAGATTGTGGAGAAAATGAACCAGCGGATGGAAGAATTAGGTTGTCCAAGCGTTATTTCGCAAGTGAAGATATTTTTCCAGCCATCAGGGGCTTCGATGGATACGTTAACGGAGAAATATCGGTAA
- a CDS encoding ABC transporter substrate-binding protein — MKRFIMLSLLIVLLTACNANDSEQGKEEKSADKARKEVSVVLDWTPNTNHTGLYVAKEKGYFEEQGLDVDIKMPGEAGADQLVASGKADFGVSYQEGITEARVQDIPIVSIAAVIQHNTSGFASPKEKDITEPKDFEGKTYGGWGAPLEKAVISSLMKQDDADVEKVDIVNMGDTDFFTAVERDIDFAWIFYGWTGIEAELRNEEINMVYLTDYTEKLDYYTPVLATNETMIEEDPDTIKQFLAAVTKGYELAIENPDEAAEILIQAEPDLDADLVKASQKWLADKYQDDAARWGEQKLEVWENYSTWMYDNDLLDKPLDSEKAFTNEFLPNN, encoded by the coding sequence TTGAAAAGATTTATTATGCTTAGTTTGCTCATTGTTTTACTAACAGCATGCAATGCAAATGACAGTGAGCAAGGTAAAGAAGAAAAATCAGCAGATAAAGCACGAAAAGAAGTTTCTGTAGTGCTTGATTGGACGCCAAATACGAATCATACAGGACTCTATGTAGCGAAGGAAAAAGGTTACTTTGAAGAGCAAGGATTGGATGTTGATATTAAGATGCCAGGAGAAGCAGGTGCTGATCAATTAGTGGCTTCTGGTAAGGCTGATTTTGGTGTAAGTTACCAAGAAGGGATTACGGAAGCAAGAGTACAAGATATCCCTATTGTATCAATTGCAGCAGTTATTCAGCATAATACGTCTGGATTTGCCTCGCCAAAGGAAAAAGATATTACCGAGCCTAAAGACTTCGAAGGAAAAACGTATGGCGGCTGGGGTGCCCCCCTTGAAAAAGCAGTAATTAGCTCGTTGATGAAGCAAGATGATGCTGACGTTGAGAAAGTGGACATTGTTAATATGGGCGATACCGATTTCTTTACTGCGGTAGAACGTGATATTGATTTTGCTTGGATATTTTATGGTTGGACAGGCATTGAAGCGGAACTTCGAAATGAAGAGATCAATATGGTTTATCTTACTGATTATACGGAAAAATTAGATTACTATACGCCAGTATTGGCAACCAATGAAACGATGATAGAAGAAGACCCAGATACGATTAAGCAATTTTTAGCTGCTGTAACAAAAGGGTATGAACTAGCAATTGAAAACCCTGATGAAGCGGCCGAGATTTTAATTCAAGCCGAGCCTGATTTGGACGCAGACTTAGTAAAGGCAAGTCAAAAATGGTTAGCGGATAAGTATCAAGATGATGCAGCTAGATGGGGCGAACAAAAACTAGAAGTATGGGAAAATTATTCGACCTGGATGTATGACAATGATTTACTTGATAAGCCTCTTGACAGTGAAAAAGCGTTTACGAATGAATTTTTACCAAACAACTAA
- a CDS encoding DEAD/DEAH box helicase, which yields MAAYTQGTAKKKTFRTKLYQLGEALLRKSEHCLLLTATPHKEDKENSDI from the coding sequence ATGGCTGCTTATACACAAGGAACTGCTAAGAAGAAAACCTTTAGAACAAAACTCTATCAGTTGGGAGAAGCATTGCTAAGAAAATCGGAACATTGTCTGTTGTTAACCGCAACACCACATAAAGAGGATAAGGAAAATTCAGACATTTAA
- the pglZ gene encoding BREX-3 system phosphatase PglZ has protein sequence MVKKMLGWRKHIIDKIQFQQAPIILVLDKDNLLNDEFVLKELQSQGFDAIRFEDSITFRFLYEQQYRANMSERQLLIYVNEDVVFPYEFQRKALSIKVSLQTLFPKFSANIIRQVDREDLDVLYTVHQQYQGTSSERETLEYIIKHVYKIPYEMIDSEAGLYKILLSIHYQTKQLPNIVQDYLIEKWLRVPALKSLPLKQIIKSQTFFYHFIERSWQDLVKQCLQMEQGQINDAFFMYESSPLANNDVRRLMNDLFLEGKLSKVKGVTIPDAVPEWMRMGIEEVSNKEKVDTQLKYLCDKIVNCLSSATQYKDWFHINDLIAELKVALIKNNSHVVKVEKILKDVNSKFIHWMFNQYHTLTSLPPYPKPKLVHHIPHVMSKNRQGDEKIALLVLDGMNFVQWRMVQSFLKEKDFLFEEQQVYAWVPTLTSVSRQAIFSGNIPITFGKTIQTTTAEERLWKSFWENQGVLKQYVTYQKGLGNENYERNNIKALKQRSTKIYGAVIDVIDRFTHHAVLGEKSITSNITIWLQTNYLVNLLSDLTDAGFSIYLTSDHGNTDATGVGRISEGVLVEQKGERVRIYNDMTLYEDAASKLPVQKWPSIGLPENYHVLLAEYGQAFVPKSQSIVTHGGASIEEVIVPFVKVQKNEGSGLGE, from the coding sequence ATGGTGAAAAAAATGCTCGGATGGCGTAAACATATAATCGATAAAATTCAATTTCAACAAGCACCTATAATTTTGGTGCTTGATAAGGATAATTTATTAAACGATGAATTTGTGTTAAAAGAGTTGCAATCACAGGGGTTTGATGCAATTAGATTTGAAGATAGTATTACATTTCGATTTCTGTATGAACAACAGTATCGTGCAAATATGTCTGAACGTCAGTTACTAATTTATGTAAATGAAGATGTTGTATTTCCGTACGAATTTCAAAGAAAAGCATTGAGTATAAAGGTTAGTTTACAAACGTTATTCCCGAAGTTCTCAGCAAATATCATCCGACAAGTGGATAGAGAAGATTTAGATGTCTTGTATACTGTCCATCAACAGTATCAGGGCACTTCATCTGAGCGAGAAACATTAGAATATATTATTAAACACGTATATAAAATTCCTTATGAAATGATAGACAGTGAAGCAGGTTTATATAAGATTTTATTGTCTATTCACTATCAAACAAAGCAGTTACCCAATATTGTCCAGGATTACCTAATAGAAAAATGGCTGAGAGTTCCTGCTTTAAAATCTTTGCCTTTAAAACAGATAATTAAATCACAAACCTTCTTTTATCATTTTATAGAGCGCAGCTGGCAAGATCTTGTTAAACAATGCCTGCAAATGGAACAAGGGCAGATTAACGATGCATTTTTTATGTATGAAAGCAGTCCATTAGCAAATAATGATGTAAGAAGGTTAATGAATGATTTATTTCTTGAAGGAAAGTTATCTAAGGTGAAAGGCGTAACAATACCAGATGCTGTTCCTGAATGGATGCGTATGGGAATCGAAGAAGTCTCTAATAAAGAGAAAGTCGACACGCAACTAAAATATTTGTGCGATAAAATAGTAAATTGTTTATCTAGTGCTACTCAATATAAAGATTGGTTTCATATAAATGATTTAATTGCAGAACTTAAGGTGGCTTTAATAAAAAATAACAGTCATGTTGTCAAAGTAGAAAAAATCTTAAAAGATGTTAATAGTAAATTTATTCATTGGATGTTTAATCAATACCATACATTAACAAGTTTGCCGCCATATCCAAAACCAAAACTTGTTCATCACATTCCACATGTGATGAGTAAAAACAGACAAGGTGATGAAAAAATAGCGTTATTAGTCCTTGATGGGATGAATTTTGTTCAATGGCGAATGGTTCAAAGCTTTTTGAAAGAGAAAGATTTTTTATTTGAAGAGCAACAGGTCTATGCCTGGGTTCCAACTTTAACATCCGTATCGCGCCAAGCAATCTTCTCTGGAAATATTCCTATAACCTTCGGCAAAACGATTCAAACAACAACAGCGGAAGAAAGGCTTTGGAAATCGTTCTGGGAGAATCAAGGTGTCTTAAAACAATATGTCACCTATCAGAAGGGACTTGGAAACGAAAATTATGAACGTAATAATATTAAAGCTTTAAAACAACGGTCTACCAAAATATATGGTGCTGTTATAGACGTGATAGATCGGTTTACACATCATGCAGTACTTGGAGAAAAAAGCATTACTTCAAACATAACAATATGGCTACAAACAAACTATCTTGTGAATTTACTGTCTGATTTGACGGATGCTGGTTTTTCCATTTATCTAACATCTGATCATGGAAACACCGATGCAACTGGAGTTGGGCGTATATCCGAAGGTGTCCTTGTCGAGCAAAAAGGAGAGCGTGTACGAATTTATAATGATATGACGTTATATGAAGATGCTGCATCAAAACTACCTGTTCAAAAATGGCCTAGTATTGGCTTGCCTGAAAATTACCATGTTTTACTTGCAGAATATGGCCAAGCTTTTGTTCCTAAAAGCCAATCAATTGTAACACATGGTGGAGCTAGTATAGAAGAAGTAATTGTTCCTTTTGTAAAGGTACAAAAAAATGAAGGAAGTGGATTAGGTGAGTAA
- a CDS encoding DNA methyltransferase: MAKENEQLSFTEEQPKADNSPVVCLGMTFKNEDERREYFRNELRKKLPELKKIEGFPIGEDEDIIALSDPPYYTACPNPWISIITKDNIDVIDVDYKKKPFSADISEGKNDAVYNAHSYHTKVPYKAIMRYLLHYTDPGDVVLDGFAGTGMTGLAARRCGDEELVKSLGYNLNPENARTVNKKYAKLGERKAILSDLSPSATLISYNYNSIPEVQDFVNEAELVISKVKKDCKWMFTTSHNGSSSGEINNVVWSDVFICPNCSREIIYWDVAVDISNKKIKNKIECTYCGGYIEKKNLERAWETRLDKYLNETKSFAKQVPVYVYYSVGSKRVARSINREDLNLLKEIENKVIENWFPKDRMPEGDESRRNDRMGYTHVHHFYTKRNLLTLSSFVKHSKGSKFFGHLLFFFQASITRATKTNRFRFGGTGGLSGTLYIPSLIFERNAIALLEKKLRDYKKVLEEESKEIKYKTIVTNQSTTDLSNIQNDSVDYIFTDPPFGKNLMYSELNYLWESWLKLLTNNNQEAIINNTQRKRIAEYQFLMEKCFRNYYRVLKPGRWMTVEFSNSQAAVWNSIQEAIQRAGFVIANVSALDKKQGSFKAVTTTTAVKQDLIISAYKPRQENLVRMRHEQSNGESVWIFVTQHLEQLPIFIGQKGEAQLISERTPRILFDRMVAFHVQNGLPVPISSAEFQEGISQRFPMRDGMAFLEDQVAEYDKKRTLMKEFSQLSLFVSDETSAIEWIRQQLLKKPQSRQDIHPNFMKEIQHIAKHELLPELDDLLNQNFLLYDGDEGVPNQIVAYLRRTYKDLRGLDPSDSRVVEKAKNRWYVPNPTKQADLEKLREKSLLREFNGYVEEMEGNKKKLRQFRTEAIRAGFKKAYSEKDFNKIVKVGERLPEKVIQEDDKLLMYYDNACIRLGI; the protein is encoded by the coding sequence GTGGCTAAAGAAAATGAACAACTTTCATTTACGGAGGAGCAGCCTAAAGCAGACAACAGTCCAGTTGTCTGCTTAGGCATGACTTTTAAAAATGAAGATGAACGTAGGGAATATTTTCGGAATGAATTGAGAAAGAAATTACCTGAATTGAAGAAGATAGAAGGATTTCCGATTGGAGAAGATGAGGATATTATTGCCTTATCTGATCCTCCGTATTATACTGCATGTCCGAATCCTTGGATTTCCATAATTACTAAGGATAACATAGATGTAATAGATGTGGATTATAAAAAGAAACCTTTTTCAGCTGATATTAGTGAAGGTAAAAATGACGCTGTATATAATGCACATAGTTACCATACAAAGGTTCCTTATAAAGCTATTATGAGGTATTTACTTCATTACACAGACCCTGGCGATGTAGTGTTGGATGGTTTTGCGGGGACGGGTATGACTGGTCTAGCAGCAAGAAGGTGTGGAGATGAGGAGCTTGTTAAAAGCCTTGGCTATAATCTCAATCCAGAAAATGCAAGAACGGTTAATAAAAAATATGCTAAGTTGGGGGAAAGAAAAGCAATACTTAGTGATTTATCACCTTCGGCAACACTTATCTCATACAATTATAACAGTATTCCCGAAGTTCAGGATTTTGTTAATGAAGCAGAATTAGTAATTAGCAAAGTAAAAAAAGACTGTAAATGGATGTTTACTACAAGCCATAATGGATCTTCTTCTGGTGAAATTAACAATGTGGTTTGGAGTGATGTATTCATTTGTCCAAATTGCTCAAGAGAAATTATTTACTGGGATGTTGCAGTTGATATTAGTAATAAAAAGATAAAAAACAAGATTGAGTGTACTTATTGTGGTGGTTATATAGAAAAAAAGAATCTTGAAAGAGCATGGGAAACTAGACTTGACAAATATCTAAATGAAACCAAAAGCTTTGCAAAACAAGTTCCAGTATATGTATACTATTCTGTTGGATCAAAAAGAGTTGCAAGAAGTATTAATCGAGAGGATCTTAATCTTCTAAAGGAAATAGAAAATAAAGTTATAGAAAACTGGTTTCCTAAAGACAGAATGCCTGAGGGTGATGAATCTAGGAGAAATGACAGAATGGGATATACTCACGTGCATCACTTTTATACAAAACGGAATTTACTTACATTGTCTTCTTTTGTAAAACATTCAAAGGGCTCTAAATTTTTCGGCCATTTATTGTTTTTTTTCCAAGCATCAATTACAAGAGCAACAAAAACAAATCGATTTAGATTTGGCGGAACGGGTGGCTTAAGTGGTACACTCTACATACCATCATTGATATTTGAGAGAAATGCGATTGCCTTACTCGAAAAAAAGTTGCGGGATTACAAAAAAGTTTTAGAGGAAGAAAGTAAGGAAATTAAGTATAAAACAATAGTTACAAATCAATCGACGACGGATTTGTCAAATATTCAAAACGACTCTGTTGACTATATTTTTACAGACCCGCCTTTCGGAAAAAACTTAATGTATTCAGAATTGAATTATTTATGGGAATCCTGGCTAAAATTATTAACTAATAATAATCAGGAAGCAATTATTAATAACACGCAAAGAAAAAGAATTGCTGAATATCAGTTCTTAATGGAGAAATGTTTTAGAAATTATTATAGAGTCCTAAAGCCAGGTCGTTGGATGACGGTTGAATTTAGCAACTCCCAGGCGGCAGTATGGAATTCAATTCAAGAAGCAATACAAAGGGCGGGTTTTGTTATAGCTAACGTATCCGCTCTGGATAAAAAACAAGGAAGTTTTAAAGCTGTTACAACTACCACTGCTGTTAAACAAGATTTAATCATTTCGGCATATAAACCTAGACAAGAAAATCTAGTAAGAATGAGGCATGAGCAGAGCAATGGAGAATCAGTCTGGATTTTCGTTACTCAGCACTTAGAGCAATTACCCATATTTATAGGACAAAAAGGAGAAGCACAATTAATATCTGAACGAACACCACGTATTTTATTTGATAGGATGGTAGCATTTCATGTTCAAAATGGTTTACCAGTTCCCATTTCTTCAGCAGAGTTTCAAGAAGGTATTTCTCAAAGATTTCCAATGAGAGATGGAATGGCTTTTCTAGAAGACCAAGTTGCTGAATATGATAAAAAACGAACATTGATGAAGGAGTTTTCTCAACTAAGTCTATTTGTTTCAGATGAGACTAGTGCTATCGAGTGGATCCGTCAACAATTGTTGAAGAAACCTCAATCACGTCAGGATATACATCCTAATTTTATGAAGGAAATTCAGCATATTGCAAAGCATGAATTGTTGCCTGAATTAGATGATCTATTAAATCAAAATTTCTTATTATATGATGGGGATGAAGGAGTTCCTAATCAAATTGTAGCTTATTTACGCAGAACTTATAAAGATTTACGTGGTTTGGATCCTAGTGATTCGAGGGTTGTAGAGAAAGCCAAAAATCGTTGGTATGTTCCTAATCCAACAAAGCAAGCCGATTTAGAAAAACTCCGTGAAAAATCTCTTTTACGCGAGTTTAATGGTTATGTAGAAGAAATGGAAGGAAATAAAAAGAAGTTACGTCAGTTCCGTACAGAAGCTATTCGTGCAGGATTTAAGAAGGCTTACAGTGAAAAGGATTTTAATAAGATTGTCAAGGTAGGAGAACGTCTTCCTGAAAAAGTAATTCAAGAAGACGATAAATTACTAATGTATTATGATAATGCATGTATACGTTTAGGAATATAG